In Staphylococcus lloydii, the following proteins share a genomic window:
- a CDS encoding MarR family winged helix-turn-helix transcriptional regulator produces MSEQLNLKEQLCFSLYNAQRQVNRYYSNNVFKKYKLTYPQFLVLTILWTESPVNVKKVVTELALDTGTVSPLLKRMEQVDLIKRERSEVDQREVFIHLTDKSEAIRPELETACQDVAVASSLDTDEAAELNRLLGKVINAFTEYENE; encoded by the coding sequence ATGTCTGAGCAACTAAATTTAAAGGAACAATTATGTTTTAGTTTATACAACGCACAAAGACAAGTAAATCGCTACTATTCAAATAATGTCTTTAAAAAGTATAAACTTACTTATCCACAATTCTTAGTTTTAACTATCTTGTGGACCGAATCACCTGTTAATGTTAAAAAGGTCGTTACCGAATTAGCATTAGATACAGGTACAGTTTCACCACTATTAAAACGTATGGAGCAAGTTGATTTAATTAAACGCGAAAGATCAGAAGTGGATCAACGCGAGGTGTTTATTCATTTAACAGATAAAAGTGAAGCCATTCGCCCTGAATTGGAAACTGCATGTCAAGACGTAGCAGTAGCATCTTCACTTGATACAGATGAAGCAGCCGAACTTAATAGACTACTTGGCAAAGTTATAAATGCATTTACTGAATACGAAAATGAGTAA
- the cydC gene encoding thiol reductant ABC exporter subunit CydC, with the protein MKPRIHFKIDKDLILAVAVGVLGSLVALAMFFLSGYMVTQSALGAPLFALMVLIVSVKMFGFLRAIFRYIERLLSHRTTFTMLRDVRVQFFKGLIPVVPDIYRKFKSSELLSNMIGRIEALQNIYLRVYYPPIVIGLTSIVSVIVLVVFSYVHAAVIFFSMLVTLGIVPWISAKKASKIKQLKRASENDFMNHYYDYKEGYAELNRFSKVDEFKAKVQNALENYSHAQDKEQQFLIRYDFLLNLIAMVALFLTLLLGVLQVQKGSLDVVYLTSIVLMMLTLFEQAVPMSNVAYFKADTDDALNSVNHIMAHPVEQGNADLVTATENNKPILEFNNVTFKYWQQHLPVISNINLQIKKGAHVAIVGPSGSGKSTLLNLMLGLYTTDQGNVKYQQQDIHLIKNEQKYASINALLQSQQVFDGSLRDNLFTERSDEEIRKVLDLVGLSDMSLDKELELSGNNVSGGELQRISIARLMLKESDLWIMDEPTTALDISNTDKIMALIHDYAETLVVATHDLRLLPHFDEIIVMVEGEIIERGSYDKLISQQGYLYDVLKLNDA; encoded by the coding sequence ATGAAACCACGCATTCATTTTAAGATAGATAAAGATTTAATATTAGCAGTTGCCGTAGGTGTACTGGGAAGTTTAGTCGCTTTGGCTATGTTTTTCTTGAGTGGTTATATGGTGACGCAAAGTGCACTCGGTGCGCCATTATTTGCTTTAATGGTGCTCATCGTTTCTGTGAAAATGTTTGGTTTTTTACGCGCCATTTTTAGATATATTGAACGGTTATTATCACACAGAACAACTTTTACGATGTTGAGAGATGTAAGAGTTCAATTTTTTAAAGGCTTGATACCGGTTGTTCCAGACATTTATAGAAAGTTTAAATCTTCGGAGTTATTATCTAATATGATTGGCCGTATTGAAGCTTTACAAAACATTTATTTGCGTGTGTATTATCCTCCTATTGTTATAGGATTAACGTCAATTGTATCCGTGATAGTCTTGGTTGTTTTTTCTTATGTACATGCTGCGGTCATCTTTTTTAGTATGTTAGTGACGTTAGGTATAGTACCTTGGATTAGTGCCAAAAAGGCGAGTAAAATAAAACAACTTAAACGTGCGTCTGAAAATGACTTTATGAATCATTATTATGATTATAAGGAAGGTTACGCTGAATTAAATCGTTTTAGCAAAGTTGACGAATTTAAAGCTAAAGTGCAAAATGCATTGGAAAATTACAGTCACGCACAAGATAAAGAACAACAATTTTTAATACGCTATGATTTCCTATTGAATTTGATAGCCATGGTAGCACTATTTTTAACCTTATTGTTAGGTGTGCTACAAGTGCAAAAAGGAAGTTTGGATGTTGTTTATTTAACGAGTATTGTCTTAATGATGTTGACGTTATTTGAACAAGCTGTACCAATGAGTAATGTGGCTTATTTCAAAGCAGACACGGATGATGCATTGAACAGTGTAAATCATATAATGGCGCATCCTGTAGAACAAGGCAATGCGGACTTGGTAACAGCAACTGAAAACAATAAGCCAATACTAGAATTTAATAACGTGACGTTTAAATATTGGCAACAGCATTTACCTGTGATTAGTAATATCAATTTGCAAATTAAAAAAGGCGCACATGTAGCCATTGTTGGTCCTTCAGGTTCAGGTAAAAGCACGTTGTTGAATTTAATGTTAGGTTTATACACTACAGATCAAGGTAACGTAAAATATCAACAACAAGATATTCATCTAATAAAAAACGAACAAAAATATGCTTCAATAAATGCATTGTTACAATCACAGCAAGTATTTGATGGTTCTCTCAGGGATAATTTATTTACTGAACGAAGTGATGAAGAAATAAGAAAAGTGTTAGATTTAGTTGGTCTATCTGACATGTCGCTCGATAAAGAACTTGAACTTAGTGGTAACAATGTCTCAGGTGGAGAATTGCAACGTATTAGTATTGCTAGGTTAATGTTAAAAGAAAGTGATTTATGGATAATGGACGAGCCAACGACGGCATTAGATATTAGTAATACAGATAAAATTATGGCACTCATTCATGATTATGCTGAAACGCTTGTTGTCGCAACACACGATTTACGATTATTACCTCACTTTGATGAGATTATTGTCATGGTTGAAGGGGAAATTATAGAACGTGGAAGTTATGATAAATTGATATCGCAACAAGGTTATTTATATGATGTATTAAAATTAAATGATGCTTAG
- a CDS encoding ABC transporter ATP-binding protein/permease: MKRLTKIAMNNKIYLIGMAIVSMFLALTVVIQNIAIAKVLNEVLINKHFQIYGLISLTGVILLLRATFNMLNLNIGNHMASKVAQYFRQQAIDKNSKAPIGSQLNVVTEIIDGILPFFNSYFPQVFKSMMIPLFIIVAMFFIHLNTALIMLVTAPFIPLFYIIFGLKTRDEAKDKMTYLNQFSQQFLNKVKGLVTLKLFNRTEQTERELYEESTHFRTLTMIILRSAFLSGLMLEFITMLGIGLVALEVGLGLVLFHNINFETAAIAIILAPEFYNAIKDLGQSFHTGKQSEGSSDVLFDFLDSAEPKVIAQPQVISSNNMLSLQNIWFKYNDAANYVLQNIHLNIKRGDKIALVGPSGAGKSTLAKIISRQLQPSSGAMYMNETAINFGILSQQPYIFNTSIRNNITMFDDTVADEVINNVLTEVNLQSKIRQLNDGIDTHIGEGGEMLSGGEMRRIELARVLLLQPDVVIFDEPTTGLDIRTEKIIQAAIERHFQQQTIIFIAHRNSTIRQADIVIELNNGKIQNIDGLTSAVKLKGDDLQ; encoded by the coding sequence GTGAAAAGATTAACAAAGATTGCGATGAACAATAAAATATATTTAATAGGCATGGCGATTGTAAGTATGTTTTTAGCTTTAACAGTTGTAATACAAAATATAGCAATTGCTAAAGTTTTAAACGAAGTACTAATAAATAAACATTTTCAAATATATGGATTAATTAGTTTAACTGGCGTTATTTTACTATTAAGAGCGACTTTTAACATGTTGAATCTGAACATAGGTAACCACATGGCTTCCAAAGTCGCACAATATTTTCGACAACAGGCGATTGATAAAAATTCGAAGGCGCCAATTGGTAGCCAACTCAATGTCGTTACCGAAATTATAGATGGGATACTACCATTTTTTAATAGTTATTTTCCTCAAGTATTTAAATCAATGATGATACCATTGTTTATTATTGTTGCGATGTTCTTTATACATTTAAATACAGCTTTAATAATGTTAGTAACTGCACCATTTATTCCGTTGTTTTATATTATTTTTGGGTTGAAAACACGTGATGAAGCTAAAGACAAAATGACTTATTTAAATCAATTTAGCCAACAATTTTTAAATAAAGTGAAAGGCTTAGTCACTTTGAAATTATTCAACCGTACTGAACAAACAGAACGTGAATTATATGAAGAGAGTACACATTTTAGAACTTTAACAATGATTATTCTACGCAGTGCATTCTTGTCAGGTTTGATGCTAGAATTCATTACCATGTTAGGCATTGGCTTAGTCGCTTTAGAGGTAGGATTAGGCTTGGTGTTATTTCATAATATAAATTTTGAAACTGCAGCCATTGCTATTATTTTGGCACCTGAATTCTACAATGCAATTAAAGACTTAGGACAATCATTTCATACAGGTAAACAAAGTGAAGGGTCTAGTGATGTCTTATTCGATTTTCTAGATAGTGCTGAACCTAAAGTTATCGCTCAGCCACAAGTTATAAGTTCCAACAATATGTTATCTCTACAAAATATTTGGTTTAAGTACAATGACGCGGCTAATTATGTACTACAGAATATTCATTTAAATATTAAACGTGGTGACAAAATAGCATTAGTAGGGCCAAGTGGGGCTGGGAAATCCACTTTAGCGAAAATAATAAGTCGACAATTGCAACCTTCGAGTGGTGCAATGTACATGAACGAGACTGCTATTAATTTCGGCATTCTAAGTCAGCAACCTTATATTTTTAATACTTCAATTAGAAATAATATAACGATGTTTGATGACACAGTCGCAGATGAAGTTATAAATAATGTGTTAACAGAAGTGAACTTGCAAAGCAAAATTAGACAATTAAACGATGGTATAGACACACACATTGGTGAAGGCGGAGAAATGTTATCTGGTGGAGAAATGAGAAGAATTGAGCTAGCTAGAGTTCTATTATTGCAACCCGATGTAGTGATTTTTGATGAACCAACTACTGGTTTAGATATTCGCACTGAAAAAATCATCCAGGCGGCAATTGAACGTCATTTCCAACAACAAACAATTATTTTCATTGCACACAGAAACAGTACTATACGACAAGCAGATATAGTGATTGAACTTAACAATGGTAAGATTCAAAATATTGATGGCTTAACATCTGCAGTAAAGTTAAAAGGTGATGATTTACAATGA
- a CDS encoding undecaprenyl-diphosphate phosphatase, translating to MFILELIKGIILGIVEGLTEFAPVSSTGHMILVDDMWLKSSEFLGSESAFTFKVVIQLGSVFAAAWVFRERYFEMLHIGKYKSEPIDGLRQKPKRLNLLHILVGMIPAGVLGLLFDDVIEKYLFSVPTVMIGLFIGAIYMIAADIYSKKVPNPKTVDQINYLQAFIIGLSQAIAMWPGFSRSGSTISTGVLMKMNHKAASDFTFMMSVPIMLGASCLSLLKNIEFIHLNQLPFYILGFLAAFVFGLITIKLFLHLISKVKLLPFAIYRIILVIIIAILYFGFGIGHHITSA from the coding sequence ATGTTCATTCTTGAATTGATCAAAGGAATTATATTAGGCATTGTTGAAGGTTTAACAGAATTCGCACCAGTTTCATCTACTGGACATATGATTTTAGTAGATGATATGTGGTTAAAATCAAGTGAATTTTTAGGCTCTGAATCTGCATTCACTTTTAAAGTAGTCATTCAGCTCGGTTCCGTATTTGCAGCTGCATGGGTCTTTAGAGAACGTTATTTTGAAATGCTTCATATAGGAAAGTATAAATCCGAACCTATAGATGGTCTTAGGCAGAAGCCTAAACGCCTAAATCTATTACATATTTTAGTTGGTATGATACCAGCAGGTGTATTGGGTTTATTATTTGATGATGTTATAGAAAAGTACTTATTTAGTGTTCCAACTGTTATGATTGGTTTATTTATTGGTGCTATTTACATGATAGCTGCCGATATTTATAGCAAAAAAGTACCTAATCCTAAAACAGTGGACCAAATAAATTATTTACAAGCTTTTATTATCGGGTTATCTCAAGCGATTGCTATGTGGCCTGGTTTCAGTAGATCTGGTTCTACAATATCAACGGGTGTACTTATGAAAATGAATCACAAAGCTGCTTCAGACTTCACATTTATGATGTCTGTACCCATCATGCTAGGTGCAAGTTGTTTATCATTATTAAAAAATATTGAATTTATTCATTTAAATCAATTACCTTTCTATATCCTAGGATTTTTAGCAGCATTTGTATTTGGATTAATTACCATCAAATTATTCTTACACCTAATTAGCAAAGTTAAACTATTACCTTTCGCAATTTATAGAATCATTTTAGTAATCATTATTGCGATTCTTTACTTTGGCTTTGGCATAGGTCATCATATTACAAGTGCATAA
- a CDS encoding YaiI/YqxD family protein, with product MTRIIIDGDACPVTHSVIEMTTGTGIFVIIVRSFSHFSTTIQPDHVRTIYVDSGPEAVDYKIVQITKPNDIVITQDYGLASLLLNKVTMVLHHSGRHYTNENIDTLLAQRHASAQFRRSGGRTKGPSKFTSEDQSQFKMKLAEILKDYIDEE from the coding sequence ATGACTCGAATTATAATAGATGGAGATGCTTGTCCTGTTACTCATTCAGTTATTGAAATGACTACAGGGACAGGCATTTTTGTTATCATCGTACGGAGTTTCAGCCACTTTTCTACCACTATCCAGCCCGACCATGTGCGTACCATTTATGTCGATAGTGGCCCAGAAGCCGTTGATTACAAAATTGTACAAATTACAAAACCAAATGATATCGTTATTACACAAGACTATGGGTTAGCAAGTTTATTACTTAATAAAGTCACAATGGTGTTACATCATTCAGGACGTCACTACACGAATGAAAATATCGACACTTTGCTCGCCCAACGACATGCCAGTGCACAATTTAGAAGAAGTGGTGGTCGAACTAAAGGCCCTTCTAAATTCACCTCTGAAGATCAATCGCAATTTAAAATGAAATTAGCAGAAATTTTAAAGGATTACATAGATGAGGAGTAA
- a CDS encoding TIGR00730 family Rossman fold protein, translated as MKKIAVYCGASKGNNPIYVKEAYNLGYYMAEKGYELIFGAGSVGIMGAIQDGVLDAGGKVTGVMPKMLDEREITSQKVSELILVDSMHERKNKMAELADAFVMAPGGAGSLEEFFEMYSWSQIGIHQKPIAMFNINNFFDPLENLLLHMIDEGFIDQKYKQLAPLCNTKEDLLTTLEQYKPLGIRTYD; from the coding sequence ATGAAAAAAATAGCAGTTTACTGTGGTGCAAGTAAAGGTAATAATCCTATATATGTCAAAGAGGCGTATAATTTAGGATATTATATGGCTGAAAAAGGTTATGAATTAATATTTGGTGCCGGTTCAGTTGGTATTATGGGTGCTATTCAAGACGGCGTCTTAGATGCTGGTGGTAAAGTAACTGGAGTAATGCCTAAAATGCTTGATGAACGAGAAATTACGAGTCAAAAAGTAAGTGAACTTATACTTGTAGATTCTATGCACGAACGTAAAAATAAAATGGCAGAATTGGCCGATGCATTCGTTATGGCGCCTGGTGGTGCCGGTTCTTTAGAAGAATTTTTCGAAATGTATAGTTGGTCCCAAATAGGCATTCATCAAAAACCAATCGCAATGTTTAACATCAATAACTTTTTTGATCCACTAGAAAATTTATTATTACATATGATAGATGAAGGATTTATTGATCAAAAATATAAACAATTAGCCCCTCTTTGTAATACAAAAGAGGATCTACTCACAACTTTAGAACAATATAAACCACTGGGTATACGCACTTATGATTAA
- a CDS encoding GNAT family N-acetyltransferase produces MTIYIETDRLILRDWDEEDLLPFQQMNANQQVRRFFPSLLSYRRSELDMQKMDEIIKEHGIGLFAVELKETGGWLGFIGLNYISENSKYSFEELPFYEIGWRLIPEVWGNGIASEGAEAVLDYAATHGIEEVYSLTAEQNVSSIKVMEKINMQLYDHFEYPELSNYNPLKKHVRYYKKLNK; encoded by the coding sequence ATGACAATTTATATCGAAACTGATCGTCTTATTTTAAGAGATTGGGATGAAGAAGATTTATTACCATTCCAACAAATGAATGCAAATCAACAAGTTAGACGCTTTTTCCCTAGCTTATTAAGTTATCGTCGTTCGGAATTAGATATGCAGAAGATGGATGAGATTATTAAAGAGCACGGTATAGGACTATTTGCTGTCGAATTGAAAGAAACCGGTGGTTGGCTAGGATTTATAGGACTAAATTATATATCAGAAAACAGTAAATATAGTTTTGAAGAATTGCCTTTTTATGAAATTGGTTGGCGCTTAATACCTGAAGTATGGGGTAATGGTATTGCTTCGGAAGGTGCAGAAGCGGTGTTAGATTACGCCGCAACACATGGTATTGAAGAAGTTTATTCCCTAACTGCAGAACAAAATGTTAGTTCGATTAAGGTCATGGAAAAAATAAACATGCAACTTTATGACCATTTTGAGTATCCAGAGTTAAGCAATTATAATCCGTTAAAAAAACATGTCAGATACTATAAAAAATTAAACAAATAA
- a CDS encoding SA0632 family lipoprotein, with protein sequence MKKWIILILASTIALSGCGKSAEKESLQKDISKLEKENKDLKQQKEKLSKQQDKLKDQANQLEKDIDSGSGSDDSSDKKTDSDKEKDK encoded by the coding sequence ATGAAAAAGTGGATTATTCTAATTTTGGCTTCGACCATCGCATTATCAGGTTGTGGCAAAAGTGCAGAAAAAGAATCATTACAAAAAGACATTAGTAAATTAGAGAAAGAAAATAAAGACTTAAAACAACAAAAAGAAAAGTTATCTAAGCAACAAGATAAACTTAAAGACCAAGCAAACCAACTAGAAAAAGACATCGACAGTGGTTCAGGTAGTGACGACAGTAGTGATAAGAAAACAGATTCAGATAAAGAGAAAGATAAGTAA
- a CDS encoding GNAT family N-acetyltransferase, with protein MRKLNLKDKQFINQIAYIHELELAKQTHMQEPTTFAVSLREEMILRRLKYMDDVIYCCIKDERLIGFIWGHCQKEDKVVVVEMLFVTHDYRDKHIASELKEAIEQWAIANNIYKVVGTVNKDNQAMIELNNKLGYSTEKLIMSKDLTTKDEQLKE; from the coding sequence ATGAGAAAATTAAACCTAAAAGACAAACAATTTATAAACCAAATAGCTTATATTCACGAGCTAGAATTAGCGAAGCAAACACATATGCAGGAACCTACTACATTTGCTGTAAGTTTACGGGAAGAAATGATTCTGCGTCGATTAAAGTATATGGATGATGTTATATATTGTTGTATTAAAGATGAGCGTCTTATTGGCTTTATTTGGGGACATTGTCAAAAAGAAGATAAAGTAGTAGTGGTTGAAATGCTATTTGTCACACATGATTATAGGGATAAACATATAGCAAGTGAATTAAAAGAAGCCATTGAACAGTGGGCAATAGCAAACAACATCTATAAAGTTGTCGGTACTGTAAATAAAGATAACCAAGCAATGATTGAATTAAATAATAAATTAGGCTATAGCACAGAAAAACTTATAATGTCTAAGGATCTTACAACAAAGGATGAACAACTTAAGGAATAA
- a CDS encoding DUF1129 family protein produces MKSTDKLTRENNVKSLRLNNTDREIFENYMTYVRADLSVNPHDSEKMLNRILKQLLNAEERGVHAMDFFDHDPKSHAKKELKALPNETIINIFKYIIEHFILFVGIFCFLKGFIGFFIGAKNIYLYTFPIILAIGIFIVFLFIWMIFKAIQMQCFSRSHLSWLLTYFVIIVLICTLFYVFFMPQSYLAFGPHIFIGNWTFIIISLIIVPISLYIDHHYSNKNANTTL; encoded by the coding sequence ATGAAATCTACTGACAAATTAACACGCGAAAACAATGTTAAATCGTTACGATTAAATAATACAGATAGAGAGATTTTTGAAAACTATATGACTTATGTCAGAGCTGATTTAAGTGTAAATCCTCATGATTCTGAAAAGATGTTGAATCGTATCTTAAAGCAATTGCTCAACGCTGAAGAACGCGGCGTACATGCAATGGATTTCTTTGATCATGACCCAAAAAGTCATGCCAAAAAAGAATTAAAAGCCCTACCCAATGAAACAATAATCAATATTTTCAAATATATTATTGAACATTTCATTCTGTTTGTAGGCATATTTTGCTTTTTAAAAGGGTTTATTGGTTTCTTCATAGGTGCTAAAAATATTTATTTATATACCTTCCCTATTATATTAGCCATTGGTATTTTTATTGTATTTTTATTTATTTGGATGATTTTCAAAGCGATACAAATGCAATGTTTTAGTAGGTCTCACCTCAGTTGGTTATTAACTTATTTCGTTATTATTGTACTTATATGCACATTATTTTATGTATTCTTTATGCCTCAATCATATTTAGCATTTGGACCCCATATATTTATCGGTAATTGGACGTTTATTATAATATCTTTAATTATTGTCCCAATATCATTATATATTGATCATCACTATTCAAATAAAAACGCCAATACAACTTTATAA
- a CDS encoding MFS transporter encodes MKYPIAIWMLAIGAFAIGMTEFVIMGLLPNVARDFGVSVSQAGQLITGYALGVAIGGPILVMLTIKWNRKMLLLVLMAIFIFGNIVASLSPSYGVMLASRIITSLAHGSFFGIGSILAASMVKPAYRASAMALMFMGLSLSNILGVPFGTLIGQNFGWQMTFVVIAIIGVCAFIGIIFFVPKTKPNNDASVLNELKILKEKRLWLTLAVTLFGFSSVFAYFTYISSVLIDVSHVAENLISYILIIFGVGVTLGNIIGGKLADWNLNKALKIIFVTFILYFILLYFVQMNGFLMVAGVFFFGLIGFSMSPSLQFKSTLISQDAPTLASTLNQSAFNLGNALGAFLGGVVVTQLPVASLSLIAPILTLIGLVFLIISIQVEKKDQQTA; translated from the coding sequence ATGAAATATCCGATAGCAATATGGATGTTAGCAATTGGCGCTTTTGCTATAGGCATGACGGAATTCGTGATCATGGGTCTATTACCAAATGTGGCTAGAGATTTTGGCGTTTCTGTAAGCCAAGCGGGACAACTAATTACTGGGTATGCATTAGGCGTTGCGATTGGTGGCCCTATATTAGTGATGCTAACGATTAAATGGAATCGTAAAATGTTGTTGTTAGTATTAATGGCAATATTTATTTTTGGAAACATTGTCGCATCATTAAGCCCAAGTTATGGTGTAATGCTAGCAAGTAGAATCATAACATCATTAGCGCATGGTTCATTTTTCGGTATTGGTTCAATATTAGCCGCAAGTATGGTTAAACCAGCATATAGAGCAAGTGCTATGGCCTTAATGTTTATGGGTTTAAGTTTAAGTAACATTTTAGGCGTGCCATTTGGTACGTTAATCGGACAAAACTTTGGATGGCAAATGACTTTCGTTGTAATCGCAATAATTGGTGTTTGTGCGTTTATAGGTATTATCTTTTTTGTACCAAAAACAAAACCTAATAACGATGCATCAGTGCTTAATGAACTTAAGATATTAAAAGAAAAACGTTTATGGCTAACGTTAGCAGTAACACTATTTGGATTTAGTAGTGTATTTGCTTATTTCACTTACATCTCCTCAGTTTTAATAGATGTATCTCACGTAGCTGAAAATTTAATCTCTTATATATTAATTATTTTTGGTGTTGGTGTCACACTCGGTAATATTATTGGGGGCAAATTAGCGGATTGGAATTTAAATAAAGCATTAAAAATTATTTTTGTAACATTCATTCTTTACTTCATTTTATTGTATTTCGTACAAATGAATGGATTCTTAATGGTGGCTGGCGTATTCTTCTTTGGCTTAATCGGATTTAGTATGAGTCCATCATTACAATTTAAAAGTACATTGATTTCGCAAGATGCTCCGACGCTTGCAAGTACGTTAAATCAATCAGCCTTTAATTTAGGTAATGCATTAGGTGCATTTTTAGGAGGGGTAGTCGTAACACAATTACCCGTTGCTTCTTTAAGCTTAATAGCACCTATACTCACGCTTATCGGACTTGTTTTCTTAATTATTAGTATTCAAGTAGAGAAAAAAGACCAACAAACAGCATAA
- a CDS encoding DUF456 domain-containing protein, which translates to MSVLIWLLIIIAFALAFIGLIKPIIPSVLMLWVGFLIYQFGIQHSHLSWVFYVSMLFFTIFILVADFIMNKYFVNKFGGSKISEYVALIGVLVGCFVFPPFGIIIIPFIAVLIVELILKSNFNQALSASFGSVIAFLASSIAQAIIMVIMVIWFFIEVLI; encoded by the coding sequence ATGTCAGTTTTAATATGGTTATTGATTATCATAGCTTTTGCATTAGCATTTATAGGTTTAATTAAGCCGATAATTCCGTCGGTTCTTATGTTATGGGTTGGTTTTTTAATTTACCAATTCGGTATACAACACAGTCATCTATCTTGGGTGTTCTATGTTTCAATGTTGTTCTTTACAATATTTATTTTGGTTGCAGATTTTATAATGAACAAATACTTTGTTAATAAATTTGGTGGTTCTAAAATAAGTGAATACGTTGCATTAATCGGTGTCTTAGTCGGTTGCTTCGTGTTTCCGCCATTTGGTATTATCATCATTCCATTTATTGCAGTACTTATAGTTGAATTAATATTAAAATCTAACTTCAATCAAGCGTTAAGTGCTAGTTTTGGCTCGGTTATTGCCTTTTTAGCTAGTTCTATCGCACAAGCGATAATCATGGTTATCATGGTAATTTGGTTTTTCATTGAAGTATTAATTTAA
- a CDS encoding sugar efflux transporter: MFIQLLHIKNYKLFVFNMMLLGMGIAITIPYLVLFATNDLGMTTTQYGLLLALAAISQFTVNSIVARFSDTKSINRKFLIIAALFMGAMSFSIYFYIREIWIFIAMYAIFQGLFAPAMPQMYASARESINASTSKDRAKFANAVLRSMFSFGFLFGPLIGNGLLALKGYSGLFGGTVGIILFTLILQVLFFRDIKSAPKATDANYVEAAAPNMLKDKTLIVPFLAFILLHIGQWMYTLNMPLFVTKYLGESEKYVGYLASLCAGLEVPFMVVLGVLSAKLQTRTLLMSGGLFGGLFFLSIGFFDSVAMMLVGQVFLAIFLAILLGLGISYFQDILPAFPGYASTLFANAMVIGQLCGNLLGGAMSHWVGLGNVFYVSAISLFIGMVLIFFTKDHKYTEKVTE; this comes from the coding sequence ATGTTTATACAGTTATTACATATAAAAAACTATAAATTATTTGTCTTCAATATGATGTTACTAGGTATGGGCATTGCAATCACTATCCCTTATCTCGTACTTTTTGCGACAAATGATTTAGGTATGACGACGACGCAATATGGACTGTTATTGGCATTAGCAGCTATTAGTCAATTTACTGTAAATTCCATTGTTGCGCGTTTCTCAGATACGAAAAGTATCAATCGTAAATTTTTAATTATTGCGGCACTCTTTATGGGGGCTATGAGTTTCAGCATCTATTTCTACATTAGAGAAATTTGGATTTTTATTGCAATGTACGCGATATTCCAAGGTTTATTTGCACCTGCAATGCCACAAATGTATGCGTCAGCAAGAGAATCCATCAATGCTTCTACTTCGAAAGATAGAGCGAAATTTGCAAACGCAGTGTTACGATCAATGTTTTCATTCGGATTTTTATTTGGCCCGTTAATTGGTAATGGTTTGTTAGCTCTAAAAGGGTATTCGGGGTTATTTGGTGGCACAGTAGGAATCATTTTATTCACCTTAATTTTACAAGTGCTGTTCTTTAGAGATATCAAATCAGCGCCTAAAGCTACAGATGCGAATTATGTAGAAGCGGCCGCACCAAACATGCTTAAGGATAAAACGTTAATCGTGCCATTTTTAGCATTTATTTTATTACATATAGGACAATGGATGTATACCTTGAATATGCCATTATTTGTAACAAAATATTTAGGAGAAAGTGAAAAATATGTAGGGTATTTGGCTAGTTTATGTGCAGGCTTAGAAGTACCATTTATGGTAGTGCTAGGAGTCTTATCTGCCAAATTACAAACAAGAACGCTATTAATGTCTGGTGGCCTTTTTGGCGGTTTGTTTTTCCTAAGTATTGGCTTTTTCGATAGTGTGGCAATGATGTTAGTAGGGCAAGTGTTCTTGGCTATCTTCTTAGCAATTTTATTAGGCTTAGGCATTAGTTACTTTCAAGATATTTTACCAGCTTTCCCTGGTTATGCATCTACATTGTTCGCAAATGCGATGGTAATAGGTCAATTGTGCGGCAACTTATTAGGTGGAGCAATGAGCCACTGGGTAGGTTTAGGTAATGTATTCTATGTCTCAGCCATATCATTATTTATTGGTATGGTACTCATATTCTTTACTAAAGATCACAAATATACAGAAAAAGTTACGGAGTAG